GTCCTGACACCATCACCTCTCCCATACTGGCCAGCAGACAAGGCAGACTCTCAGGGTGACTGCAATTCACCTTGCTGTATCTTTGCTTAGGAATCAATCGCTCCCATCCTTCCACAAACCCTTATCTCTGACTGTCCAAATCTCAGGGCGAGATGAAATGTTTCCCCTTATATTCTAGCTGCTTCCCCAGCCGACACGTGGCCCCGCTCTTGTGGACTCTCCGTGCCATTGCTCAGCACATTCTCGTGTTCCAGAGCACGCCATCCTTGCATTGCACTTACTGACATCTATGCAACATTCCTCATGTACACTGTGAGCTCGCCGTCAGCAGGATGTCTATCTGATCCAGAGATGTGTACATATTTGGGCTCAATAGATGGGCCTTGTTACTCATGAGCATGCCATGTGCGTCCTTGCCTGTCTTCCCAGCTGGTGGATACATTTCTTGAGGTCAGGACTCAGTATGACTCAGCTTTGTGTTCTTTACAGAGGCTGTGCCTGGTACAACTGGAACATATAATAAACGCTGAATTGGATGCTTGAAGCAACCCTATTAAtcatttagtatttgttgtaCCTTGAAGAATTCTAACATTAAAAGTTTTGGACAAAGCAGATGAGCCTATGAGAGATACTGGGATGGAAGTGCTAGAGATGGTGGAGGGAATCTAAGACAATGTCAGTGACCAGACAGGGAAGTGTTTACATGGAAAGAGAGCTCAGACAAGAAGACGGCTGGTCTGGCAGCATGGAGGTCTTTATGGGAAGCACTTCTCTTTGGGCAAATAGGAACAGAAGCCAGACAAAAGTGCACGGATGGGGAGGAGAtgtggaaacagagaaaaaagagtaTTTATTGGTAACTTCTCTATAGAAGTGAGGAGttatagagagaaagagacatgaaaatgaggttcagagaagaTTATCTTCCAAAACGGGATATTCATGACTATGACTAAGAACTTCTGAAGTGAGGAAGACTTTCCTAACTAAAATATAAAACCCCAAGTAAGAAACTGTAtcgtgtgtgcacgctcagttgtgtccgactctcggcaaccccatggactgtagcccaccaggctcctctgtccatggaattgtccagacaggaatactggagtgggtagccattcccttctccagcagatcttcctgacccagggcctgaacttgggcctcctgcacgggcaggcaaattctttaccactgaactccCTGGGAAGTGGGAAACTGAATTacctaaaaattaataatttggggaacttccctggtggtccagtggttaagcatccacttgccaatgcaggggaccagggtttgttccttggttggagaactaagatcccacatgtctcagggcaactaagcctgtgtgccacaactggagagaggCCCTAGTTGCTGCATCGAAAGATCCTGTACGTTGCAAttaagacctgatacagccattcatttttaaaaagattaattctTTTTGACATGATACACGATGGCGAAACATCAGGAAAGAACATTTGCAACATATATAACAGGTGTAACACAAAATTTGGACTCTACAAGGTCTATGAGGTGAAAaaggatgtattttctttttataactacGCTCAACTTGCTCCTCAGCCCTAACTTCTAACTACAGCAGAAGACAATCCcatcaaaaaacaacaacaaaaattacacactataaatcaactctacttgaatgaaaaacaaaagaaactgaaaacaaacatCAAAATATTCCTTCAGAGTAACTTAGTTGTTTTTAACATAGTCTTCCTTAAAACCCagacccaggacttccctggtccagtggctaaggttctgtacttccaatgcagggggcccaggttcaattcctggttggggaactagatcccacacgccataactgaagatctcacatgtcgcaactaagacttggagcaggcaaataaacaacagcaataaaaccCAACCCAGATTATCTGCTCTGTTTTCAAAGAATTCATCACTTTCTCATGGTTTCCTTGATCTTTGTACTTTTTTCTGTTGGCTGACATCATCCTGTCTTGCAATGACATAttgcatgcctgtgtgtgcaaCTTGACTTTGAGTTTGCTGAGCGCAAGAACACACTCAGTGTCCAGTATATATGCACATTACCTGTGTTTATCTGTAGGCTCTTGTTGATTAATAGTCATTTAAGTCCCCTGTGTGCTTCAATGTTTTGGAGTGTTAGGTAGGACTATTTCTGCATGTGTCACATTTCTCAAAGGATGTTGTAGTAATTAAGATTTTACCCACCCTTTCATAATTTTTCCAAGAATCAAAATTCCCTAGTTTCTTGTCTTCCTCCTCTTGCTCTTCCTTTTTAACTtaggtagtggtttagttgctaagtcgtgtccaactcttgcgaccccatggactgtagcccgccaagctcctctgtccatgggatttcccaggcaagaatattggagggggttgccatttgcttctccagggcgtcttcctgacccagggatcagatccacgttgcctgtgttgcaggcagagtctttactgactgagtcaccagggaagcccccttttaaCTTAGGTAAGCAGTAAAATGCACAAAAATGAAGTACAGAGGTCACTGaacttttatatacatatacacctgtGTAgtcatttccctggagaaggcagtggcaccccactccagtactcttgcctggagaatccagggagaaccgcagggatgggggagcctggtgggctgccatctatggggtcgcacagagtcagacatgactgaagagacttagcagcagcagcagcagtcatctcCCAGATCAAGATCCAGAACATTTTCTGCTCCAGCaggctccctcctgcctcttctcaGACCCCACCTCCTCCAAATATAACTATATTCTGATTTCTAGCACCATGCACTTGGCTAGTTTTACCTGTTTTTGAACctcatataaattgaatcatacaGCTTATACTTctttgtgtctgatttcttttgtTCAATATTATATTTGTGAGATTCAAACATGTTGATGTGTGTCTATAGTCTGTTGTTTCTCTGGtgtagtattttattgtatgaatagcaattatgtttttaataacAAATCTTTTTTGATTCTGTAGAGAAACAGTCACTCCTAAATCTATAACATTATTTTGCCATAGATGTATTtggctttataatatttttttcctgtcttaaaTGAGTGGCTAACACATAAGAGAAAAGAGAGTCTGTTTTcagaaaacatgattttaaaatacacaagtaGAAATTAACAAACTCTTCCCTTGTACTGCCTAGGCATAAACTattgggtgtaagataggctATAAGGATGTATTGTGCAACATGGGGGATACAGCAAAAATTTTGTAATGACTGTAAATGGAATGCaacctttaaaaatcatataaatatttaaaaaaaaatttggatggGATGTATTGgaaggttgggattgacatatatatgtatatatgtatgtatatatgtctatatatatactatgacatatatatactgtTGATTCCTATAAAATAGGAAGCTAATGATAacctgtatagcacaaggaactctgctcaatggtcTGCAGTGacctaattgggaaaggaatccaaaaaaggggacacatgtatatgtacagctgattcactttgctgtacagtagaaactaacacacactggAAAGCAACTgtactcaaaattttaaaaataattttttttttaaaagtacaatgtATTCAATAGCTCCTTTCCATAGAGCTGGGCAGGAAACTGACCTAGATTCAGGATGGAAGACAGCTCTGAATGTGAGCTGGGACCACGGGAGAGGCTGGGAGTGGGTTCCTTGAGTAGAAACCTCCCTTGCCTGACGTGCAGTTTTATGTCTCcccactccccctgcccccttcACTGTTTTTCCCAGTGAGATGAGTCAGAAAGTGGTTAAGGAGGGCCCCAGACTCTCCAAGAACCAGAAGTTCTCCGAGCACTTCAGCATACATTGCTGCCCGCCGTTCACCTTCCTCAATTCCAAACGCGAGATCGTGGACCGCAAGTACAGCATCTGTAAAAGTGGCTGCTTCTaccagaagaaagaggaggactGGATCTGCTGCGCCTGCCAGAAGACCAGGTGAGTGGTCTGTGCTGCCGCCGGCGCCTGGGCTGGGCGTTGGCCTCTGTCTCTGGCTCCGAGTTCCCCCTTCCCGCTCTGCTCTGTGACGCTGGGGCCGGGGCTCTCTGCAAACTGCGCTTCCCCCAAGCCCCTGGCAGTCGGCTCCCTGTTAGGCTCTGCCTTTGGAAGGTACTGGAGGGAGACCGGAAGGCGGGAGGGGGAGCAGGGCTGCCTCCCTGTTCCAGCTCCTGTCAGCATCACTTAGGCAGCAGAGGAGAGCCACTGCCCCAGCCTGCAGCTTCTTTTGGCCCTCTCAGAACCAGCCGCCGCGCAACGTCCCCTCAGAGGCCCAAGCGCCAGCCAGCTGCACCCCCCGCGGTGGTCAGAGCACCAGCCAAGCCACGGTCCCCTCCGAGGCCCGAACGTCAGCCACGCCCCCGCCCAGAAGTCCGACCTCCACCAGCCAAGCAGCGGCCCCCTCAGAAGGCCAAGCAGCAGCCGCGCAGCAGCCCCCAGAGAGGGCCAGGCACCAGCCGTGGGGGGTCCCCCGTCAAAGCTTCTAGGTTCTGGTAACACCATCTCTTCCCTTTTGCTCCCCCCAGCCCTCAGGTTAGTAGCTGCTTCCTGTGTTTACTACCAATGGGTTATCTCAATGGTCCTCCTTCATTCAGCCTTACAAACGCTGTGTCATCGGTTCCCTGCATTAAATCCCCTGGTTTGAAACTCCTGGTGTGGCTCCTGTTTTGCTCAAAGATGCTGTTGGTACAATACTTCAGGTGGCAGTATGGGTTGCTTCCTTTGTCTAATAGGGCTGGAAATGATTAATTTATAAAGTCAGAATGTGAACCACAGTGACAGATTGAATAAACAAGGCCCCCGATTTCTGTGTctcagagagagaaggaatgggGACTCTCAggggtatctgtgtgtgtgctaaaggAGAGGGTCAGCCAGATCATTCATCCCTCCCCACAACCCACTTCATCTGATGTTAACCTCAATGGCaagaccattcattcattcaacaagcttGATTGCGTATGCATAGAGTTCCACATACTATGTTGGGGATGGGGATGCAGCTGGAACAACCAGGTTGTTTGTGACTCACCAGGACCAAATGAGAGAATAGTTAGCCCAGTGTAGGGCTAAATGCGCTAGAACTCTCATAATCAGCATGTGCATTGGGCCATGGGAACCTGGAGAACGGCTCCCTGTTTGGGGCTTCAAAGAGGCTAGGTTAGAATAAGTAGAGGATAAGAGGGAGacggagaagagggcgacaggatgagatggttggatgttatcaccgagtcagtggacatgaacttgggcaaactctgggaggtggtgagggacagggaagactggcatgttgcagtccgtggggtcccgaagagttgaacacagcttggtggctgaacaacaaccaaagaGGGTGATGCTTATCAACAGAATAGATGAACCGGAGAGCAAGTGCTCATCAGCTCCATCTTAGGCAGGTCagccttttgttgtttttttttaatagatggcTTTTTCAGATTAGTTTTAGGTTCATAGTAAAATTGAACAGAAGGTTAGGGATTTCCCATATACTCTCTGCCCACACGCATGGCAAGCCAATTCTTTAAtccttttagtatttgaaaatgaACCTGTTTTATAAGTTTACAGTGGGTGGTAATTGTATTTGAGATTCTCATATATGCTCAGAGACTGATGCTCTGATCAGTCTCTGATCAGTCCCTGATGCTCAGAGACTATATAGCGTATAATAGTGTGTGCATGTCTCATGATGTTTTCAGATTTAGTACATAGAAGAatcaactgctactgctgctgctgctaagtcacttcagtcgtgtccgactctgtgtgaccccatagatggcagcccacgaggctcccccgtccctgggattctccaggcaagaacactacagtGGGTAGAAGAATCAACTGGGGAATGTTAAAATGCTCACAAAGAATCTAATTCCTTGGGTCACTGCTGAGGTCAGGGGAGCTGCGTTTTCAGCAAgtaaccaccccacccccaacatagATGAGCTGAGGTTAATTTGTGAAGAGAAATAACAGATTGGTAAGTGACTGCTAAGTCACTAAAAGTGTGTATACCAGGAGTTGTATACCAGGTAATCTGGTTGTTAATTTATGCCTTCCGAAGGGGCCTGAGTACTAAGGTCCTGTGACGGGTAAGTTTTGATACATGGACGTGGTGAGGAAACGTGGAGAGCAGAGGAAACTAATTTAATATGGCAAGGCATCCATGGTGGTGGCTTCAAGCCCACTATCCCCAGTGAGTTGCGTGATGGGTGTTGGGTGGGGGACATCAGGAGGAGGAAGACAGTGAAAGCCAGTCTCCTCTGAGACACAGATGTGTCTGGATTTAGCCTCGCTGGTTTTCCTTACTTAAATATTTGAGTGGTGGTGTATTTTGACTCCCCCAGTTAGCTGTTCTCGGTGGGTATCAGAGAAGACACCTCTATAGGCTGTTCCTCCTCAGTTGTTGCCCTTCCCTGGGACCAGGGGACCTGACAGGCTTCAATCATAGTGTCCAGTGACATCCCAGACTCATCTGAACCCTTCCTGGGGTACTCATTCTCCCTTCTCAGGTTCCCAAAGGTCCTAAGGCAATGCAATACGGCTACTACTTCACCATACTATGCAATATGCATGCAATACTCTATTGACACTGACTGTCCTAAATCAAAGCGTAGGAGGAAggttaatgggaaaaaaattcactCTGAAGCAGAGCTACTAAATTCCACCTGAAGAGAAGGTCACAAAAGGCTTTCCTGAAATTGACTTATTTTTAGAAATGGTGTCATTCTTGAGATCTGACCTTTAGAGGTTATACAATTTTGACAAAGGCCTTTTGGGTCTTTAGTAATTCCCACTCTTCCTCTTACCAAGAATCTCAGCAAATAACACCACAGCCCCTCTAGTCACTCCCACTGGAAACCCAAGCCCCCGTCTGACTTCCAACATCTCACCACACACGCAGGCTTGCCAATTttactttctggattttttttttttaaccataactTAAAGTACATTTAGAGTTGATGTGAAGGGATGCAGAAGTGAGACTGAGCCTAGAAACAAAGGAGAGGATATAGAGATCGTGGGTAGAGTAAGGCTCCTTCAtagtgtgtgtggaggggtgggCCACTGATGGGAGCACAAAAAGCTGTCTGGCTTTGGAAAGCAGAGAGACCCATTAATGGGCTAAGATGAAGGCAAGTCATACTCTGAGGAGGAAAGAATCAGAGGTTCGGGAaggttggggaaggaaatgggaacccactccagtgttcttgcctgaagaatcccagggaccggggagcctggttggctgccgtctatggggtcgtacagagttggacacgactgaagcgacttagcagcagcagcagcagcagggtaggtTAAGAATACCAGAGACACAGGCTGCGAGGCTGTGCTGAGGGCTTGCTGAGCTCTGCTGGATGGAGCTGCGTCTGGACCATCTGTTCTTATGGAGTTTATTCTCCAATGACGGAAACAAAGAGCCAGTTCTGAAATCACCAGTGGACTCATCCAACTTATCAACAGTCTGCTTTTCTCCCAGCTTGCGCTGTTAAGGTTTCCCACAGCAACTGTTCTTAAACTTCACCAGGTGCCTctggcttttccttctctctctccatcagaCTCCTTTTTTTAATCCTGgtagtttgattttaaaatgttttaagtgttcactatttaaattattttaagttcttcagtttatttaaactaaaaaaaaagtcaaaacagtttacccacttctcctccctACTCTGCCTCTATTCTCTCTCTCAGCTTGTTTTTCatttggttgtttgctttttttagattccacacgtagAAGAGATCCTATGATGCGCATCTTTCTCCGACTTATGtttcttagcataatgccctccaggtccTTCCCTGTTGCTACAAATGGAAAGATTCCACACCTCTTTATGGGTGAATAATAATCCATTGCATACATggattattatacatatatactatacatatacctgcaagatgttatggaaaaacctgaatgaactttttgctttttggccaactatatgcatgtatgtatatgtgtgtgtgtgtgtatatatatgctcTACAGTTTATTTActtatccattgatggacacttatttccatatcttggctattcataaataatgctgcagtgaacataagggttcattttattcttgtttagtccctaagtcgtgtctgactcttttgtgaccccagggactgtagcccaccaagctcctctgtccatgggatttcctaggcaagaatactggagtgggttgtcattcccttctccaggggatcttcccaacccagggatcaaacttgcgtctcctgaattggtgggcggattctttactactgagccaccagggaagccctttaaaattTTGTCCATTCTAACATAAGAGctgtggtacctcactgtagttttaattttgcctttcctattgattaattatgctttttaaatgaacttaTATATCATCCACCAAAGACATTTATTGGTGAAGTGTGTGCTCGATCTTTTGCTCacttaaaaagcaaattattttattattgtgtcttaatattgtattattgtataacaatatattataattatattattgtaaaataatataattattttatatgtatcagatatataaaaatatatatctggatATAAGCCCTTTGTTAaatatatgttttgcaaatatttcctcctaaTCTGTGGTTTACTttatcattttcttaacagtgtctCTGTGAAGGACCAAAGTTTTAAACCCTGGCTAAATCcaacttattaattttttatttttatatatcattttttttgtattgtatGTGTGCTTTTTGTATTGTGTGTAAGAGTTCTTTGCCTAAccaaaggtcacaaagattttctcctatattttcttttcaaaatttcaaaatttaacttttatattacTATCCATTTGGGGTTAATTTTTTGTAAATGGTGTGAGATGTGGATTGAGGTTCAAGTTTTTTTTACATACAGATATTCAAttgttccagcatcatttgttggaAAGATTCTCCACTGAATAACTTTTGCAGttctgtcaaaaatcagttggtcatgtgtggatttatttctggactttctattctgtttcattaatttatgtattttttctttaaccagCTTCATTAACTATGGCCTTATAGTAAGTGTTACAATCAGTTTAATGTAAACTCTCCAacactcattttcatttttgaaattgtttttggCTGTTCTCATTCTTCCACTTTTCCATAGGAATTTTAGTGTCAGTGTGTGAATTTCTACAATACATCCTGGTAACACTGAATGGGATAGTGTTAAGTTTGTAAGTATCTTGGGGAGAAGCATACATGGCATATCTCCCCATTCATTTAGCTCCTTTTTGTTCTGAGGTTTGCAGTATACAGA
This region of Bos indicus isolate NIAB-ARS_2022 breed Sahiwal x Tharparkar chromosome 22, NIAB-ARS_B.indTharparkar_mat_pri_1.0, whole genome shotgun sequence genomic DNA includes:
- the MOBP gene encoding myelin-associated oligodendrocyte basic protein isoform X3 is translated as MSQKVVKEGPRLSKNQKFSEHFSIHCCPPFTFLNSKREIVDRKYSICKSGCFYQKKEEDWICCACQKTRTSRRATSPQRPKRQPAAPPAVVRAPAKPRSPPRPERQPRPRPEVRPPPAKQRPPQKAKQQPRSSPQRGPGTSRGGSPVKASRF
- the MOBP gene encoding myelin-associated oligodendrocyte basic protein isoform X1; translated protein: MSQKVVKEGPRLSKNQKFSEHFSIHCCPPFTFLNSKREIVDRKYSICKSGCFYQKKEEDWICCACQKTRTSRRATSPQRPKRQPAAPPAVVRAPAKPRSPPRPERQPRPRPEVRPPPAKQRPPQKAKQQPRSSPQRGPGTSRGGSPVKASRLKRKTKPTPRKK
- the MOBP gene encoding myelin-associated oligodendrocyte basic protein isoform X2, which codes for MSQKVVKEGPRLSKNQKFSEHFSIHCCPPFTFLNSKREIVDRKYSICKSGCFYQKKEEDWICCACQKTRTSRRATSPQRPKRQPAAPPAVVRAPAKPRSPPRPERQPRPRPEVRPPPAKQRPPQKAKQQPRSSPQRGPGTSRGGSPVKASRFST